The DNA region GAGATTGTACCTATATCAGAAATGAAAAATTTAGTTGCTGAAAGAACTAAGTCTAGTCCTGGTACATTTGGAAAGATGTTCAAAATTAATCCTAAAGTGGATGATATACCAGAAAGGTATTGTAAAGAGTATAACGGAGTAAAGGTTCTTACAATGGGTACAGTAGATACTGGAGGATCTGGATGCATATGTCCTGAAAATGTTCTTCTTAAGAGATTGACTTCACATCTGATTTTACAAAATAAAGATATTGTAATTATGGATATGGAAGCGGGAATAGAACATCTTGGAAGGGGAACAGCTGAAGGCGTAGATGCATTTATTGTAGTAGTAGAACCGGGAATTAGAAGCATTCAAACCTATAAATATGTTAAGAAGCTTGCTAAAGATATTGGTATTGAAAAAGTTTTTGTAGTAGCAAATAAAATCAAAAATGAAGATGATGAGGAT from Clostridium pasteurianum BC1 includes:
- a CDS encoding AAA family ATPase, whose translation is MKIAITGKGGVGKTTFAAIISRLYAEEGYKVLAVDADPDENLALALGFPQNLIDEIVPISEMKNLVAERTKSSPGTFGKMFKINPKVDDIPERYCKEYNGVKVLTMGTVDTGGSGCICPENVLLKRLTSHLILQNKDIVIMDMEAGIEHLGRGTAEGVDAFIVVVEPGIRSIQTYKYVKKLAKDIGIEKVFVVANKIKNEDDEDYIMKNIDREVYLGSMHYSEDVGNSDRVNKSPYECKNTLEEIKVIKNKLANIAF